In Equus asinus isolate D_3611 breed Donkey chromosome 13, EquAss-T2T_v2, whole genome shotgun sequence, one DNA window encodes the following:
- the LYZL6 gene encoding lysozyme-like protein 6, with protein MARALLLSLVSCLAAVSQASLIRRCDLAKVLHEEDLDGFEGYSLSDWLCLAFVQSNFNISKVNENTDGSFDYGIFQINSHYWCNDHKSHSENLCDVDCQELLSPNLLSTINCAKKIVSSAGGMKNWVGWRLHCSGRPLSYWMTGCHLG; from the exons ATGGCGAGGGCGCTGCTCCTCTCCCTGGTCAGCTGCCTCGCTGCCGTGAGTCAGGCCAGCCTCATCAGACGctgtgacttggccaaggtgctGCACGAGGAGGACTTGGATGGGTTTGAGGGCTACTCCCTGAGTGACT GGCTGTGCCTGGCTTTTGTGCAAAGCAACTTCAACATATCAAAGGTAAATGAAAATACAGATGGCAGCTTTGACTATGGCATCTTCCAGATCAACAGCCACTACTGGTGCAACGATCACAAGAGTCATTCAGAAAACCTTTGCGACGTGGACTGTCAAG AGTTGCTGAGCCCCAATCTGCTCTCGACCATCAACTGTGCAAAAAAGATCGTGTCCAGTGCAGGGGGGATGAAGAACTG ggTAGGATGGAGGTTGCACTGTTCGGGCCGGCCGCTCTCCTACTGGATGACAGGGTGCCACCTGGGGTGA
- the RPRML gene encoding reprimo-like protein, translating to MNATFLNHSGLEAAGGGGGAALGNRSHGLGTWLGCCPGGAPLTASDGVPVGLSPDERSLWVSRVAQIAVLCVLSLTVVFGVFFLGCNLLIKSESMINFLMQERRPSKDVGAAILGLY from the coding sequence ATGAACGCGACCTTCCTGAACCACAGCGGCctggaggcggcgggcggcggcggcggggccgcccTGGGGAACCGCAGCCACGGGCTGGGCACGTGGCTGGGCTGCTGCCCCGGGGGCGCGCCGCTGACCGCCAGCGACGGGGTCCCGGTGGGGCTGTCGCCTGACGAGCGCAGCTTGTGGGTGTCGCGCGTGGCGCAGATCGCTGTGCTTTGCGTGTTGTCGCTCACCGTGGTCTTCGGCGTTTTCTTCCTGGGCTGCAACCTGCTCATCAAGTCGGAGAGCATGATCAACTTTCTGATGCAGGAGCGCCGGCCCTCCAAGGACGTGGGCGCCGCCATCCTGGGGCTGTACTGA